A window from Podospora bellae-mahoneyi strain CBS 112042 chromosome 1 map unlocalized CBS112042p_1, whole genome shotgun sequence encodes these proteins:
- a CDS encoding uncharacterized protein (EggNog:ENOG503PRM2), whose translation MSQSNESTIATSYSVSPVGPYPYSGLQTLGLFFLGFFPLLSITACVLRVWSRRLCQDLGLDDYLIFVATGFAIPQGVFAALYMRAGYWGIHDIDIPPHPANQGLFFAYLNRVFYSPLLALVKISALLFLLRLGGTKHFVHISCRALILFNILQVCAFLPATIFNCTPVEYVWTKPAGSGKCFNSGLFAVALASTNIVTDILTLLVPFVAFKDLRLGWRIRAALLTVFALGAAVTCISIVRLYSVIRVWYLRPADGHYTIGYTTNTIEVNLAIVTATIPALWPLARVWFPDVFESMGINRPYLYPDIEVQVRASVGQQITSPALRAKTLWLPRRPHTPSYIRGSASPPTAPGDREGNTRHRGLADWQRQNAAVVERDEDDYHGITRWINTSTEPLAEQDDEDFLIIQKTEPSR comes from the exons ATGTCACAGTCCAATGAGTCAACAATAGCAACGAGTTATTCCGTCAGCCCAGTTGGCCCCTACCCCTATAGCGGACTACAAACTCTTGGTCTCTTCTTCCTAGGATTCTTCCCGCTTCTTTCGATCACGGCCTGTGTTTTACGAGTATGGAGTCGGCGTCTCTGTCAGGATTTGGGACTTG ACGACTATTTGATATTTGTTGCCACC GGCTTCGCAATTCCGCAGGGTGTTTTTGCAGCCCTCT ACATGCGAGCCGGCTATTGGGGCATTCACGACATCGacatcccccctcatcctgcCAATCAGGGTCTGTTCTTTGCTTATCTCAACCGCGTTTTTTACAGCCCTCTGCTTGCTTTGGTCAAGATATCCGCGTTGCTGTTTCTCCTCAGGCTGGGCGGGACCAAACACTTCGTGCACATCTCATGTCGAGCTCTGATCCTGTTCAACATCCTACAGGTGTGTGCCTTCCTCCCAGCGACGATCTTCAACTGCACCCCTGTGGAATATGTGTGGACGAAGCCGGCTGGATCAGGAAAGTGCTTCAACTCCGGCCTATTTGCAGTAGCGCTAGCCTCAACAAACATCGTCACCGATATCTTGACGCTCCTGGTTCCGTTCGTTGCCTTCAAGGACCTGAGGCTCGGATGGAGGATACGTGCGGCACTCCTTACCGTCTTTGCTTTGGGAGCCGC TGTCACATGCATCAGCATCGTACGTCTCTACTCTGTCATTCGCGTCTGGTATCTTAGACCGGCCGATGGCCATTATACGATTGGCTACACGACCAATACCATCGAGGTGAACCTGGCCATTGTTACAGCAACAATACCAGCGCTGTGGCCGCTCGCGCGTGTGTGGTTCCCGGATGTGTTTGAGTCGATGGGGATCAATCGGCCCTATCTCTATCCGGACATTGAGGTTCAGGTCCGTGCCAGCGTGGGCCAGCAAATAACATCGCCTGCTCTCCGTGCGAAAACATTGTGGCTTCCGCGACGGCCGCACACGCCCAGCTACATCAGGGGATCTGCTTCTCCACCTACCGCCCCGGGGGACCGGGAAGGAAACACAAGACACAGGGGACTCGCGGACTGGCAGAGACAGAATGCGGCAGTGGTGGAACGAGATGAGGACGACTATCACGGCATTACCCGATGGATAAACACAAGCACTGAACCGCTTGCCGAgcaggacgacgaggatttCTTGATCATTCAAAAGACAGAACCGAGCAGATGA
- a CDS encoding uncharacterized protein (EggNog:ENOG503NVTX): protein MSGSDTQLSQDSRLSGIPTEQPLIWQPDSSSQPRPQTLATAVTTLSGGSPAFALSTTPAPAGALGDLAAGSQEGSLRDPSDFHHPTSPSFFQRQQQQQQTFQPRPGTVTPQQREDRTPTPSSHRTLRRTPRFSATPSPRPSVTQRRPHFEAAAGGAVPPPIFSLPGARNSFGQPEQVFSSLRRQLSQDLSDDDEETSTGLPYLYVHQRLSSSTKDKPPHPLLSLSKQTQSAILWTLEEALRQPNSFSPDFVEENASMADLLAGSGPTTTNGNGGATTRPTAPPAQPGSPQQVIRGPRMIMRERAEREARQRAEREQMERVRAEEEARLLEESRRRAAERRAPVAGAAPEISHTPSDPASQRRQQRAQEASGHTRMPSSSLAQQQPSAIPPPLRPRNAQTPQNFSSTPQPGAGAVPSQPGADSTSQAMGSSRVKNSFPHAFERWEALSAHWEGMTSFWLRRLQENTDEAERNPISSQLSRQVADLSAAGANLFHAVVELQRLRASTERKFQRWFYETRSAEERHQEVNATLHAQLEQEQQRRIEAADNAAKYEAENAKLQKLVTEMRRELLISKEEARRAWEELGRREQEERERVAALQQGAPTTVGGVPVVVMTQSVPSREPSRHQRSQSQQTADTSEYIAAQGPQYPDYAQSTTSQPRASSPDNHPGYFVPTNEPPRQAQYAAESEAGYDEDDYDETPTSQAEQTNYPPSSSQWAGTYTGQPDYSGQSFAAPGWEQMPRHHHPTRLSDVLEEDERSRTSASQVSRA from the exons ATGA GCGGCAGTGACACACAATTG AGCCAAGATTCCCGGCTTTCCGGAATTCCTACG GAACAGCCTCTGATCTGGCAACCCGACAGCAGCTCCCAGCCCCGTCCCCAGACCCTTGCCACCGCCGTCACCACGCTGAGTGGTGGCAGTCCCGCTTTCGCCTTGTCGACCACACCAGCCCCCGCTGGTGCTTTGGGAGACCTTGCTGCTGGCAGTCAAGAAGGTTCCCTTCGCGACCCTAGCgatttccaccacccaacctccccgtctTTTTTCCAGcgtcagcaacagcagcagcaaaccttccaacctcgccccggCACTGTCACGCCCCAGCAACGCGAAGACAGAACCCCCACACCGTCTTCACACAGGACTCTCCGTCGCACTCCGCGCTTCTCGGCTACTCCCAGTCCACGACCTTCCGTGACCCAGCGCCGACCGCACTTTGAGGCAGCCGCCGGTGGAGCTGTCCCACCGCCGATATTCTCTCTTCCCGGTGCTCGCAACAGCTTTGGTCAACCCGAACAGGTATTCAGTTCCCTTCGACGACAGCTCTCCCAGGATCTCagtgacgacgacgaagagacCTCCACTGGCTTGCCATATCTCTACGTTCACCAGCGCCTTTCTTCCTCTACCAAGGACAAGCcgcctcaccccctccttaGCCTCTCCAAGCAGACCCAAAGCGCCATCCTTTGGACCCTTGAGGAAGCACTTCGCCAGCCCAATTCGTTTTCGCCTGACTTTGTCGAAGAAAACGCTTCGATGGCCGACCTTCTTGCTGGTAGTGgccctaccaccaccaacggcaaTGGGGGTGCGACCACGCGACCAACAGCGCCTCCAGCCCAACCTGGATCCCCTCAGCAAGTAATTCGTGGCCCTAGGATGATCATGCGAGAGCGTGCCGAGCGCGAAGCGAGACAGAGAGCCGAACGGGAGCAGATGGAGCGCGTTcgtgctgaagaagaggctCGTTTGCTTGAAGAGTCTCGGCGACGTGCTGCTGAGCGCAGAGCTCCCGTTGCTGGCGCTGCTCCAGAGATCAGCCACACCCCCAGTGACCCAGCTTCTCAGCGACGACAACAGCGTGCCCAGGAAGCCAGTGGCCACACCCGGATGCCTTCATCATCCTtggcccagcagcaaccctcTGCTATCCCACCTCCACTGAGACCTAGAAATGCTCAGACCCCGCAGAACTTTAGCTCTACGCCCCAGCCGGGTGCCGGAGCAGTCCCATCGCAACCTGGCGCGGACTCGACATCACAAGCCATGGGCTCCAGTCGGGTTAAGAATTCGTTTCCTCATGCTTTTGAGCGCTGGGAGGCCCTGTCTGCGCACTGGGAAGGTATGACCAGCTTTTGGTTGCGCAGGCTTCAGGAAAATACAGATGAGGCTGAGCGAAACCCAATATCGTCTCAGCTCTCTCGCCAAGTTGCAGACTTGTCGGCTGCAGGCGCTAATCTATTCCATGCCGTTGTCGAACTGCAGAGACTGCGTGCGAGTACTGAGAGGAAGTTTCAACGTTGGTTTTACGAAACTCGTTCTGCCGAAGAGCGTCATCAGGAAGTCAATGCTACCCTGCACGCTCAACTTGAGCAGGAGCAACAGCGACGAATTGAGGCTGCTGACAATGCGGCGAAATACGAAGCTGAGAACGCCAAGCTTCAGAAATTGGTTACCGAAATGCGACGCGAATTGCTCATCTCCAAGGAAGAAGCCCGCCGGGCGTGGGAGGAGCTTGGTCGCCGCGAACAGGAAGAGCGTGAGCGTGTCGCTGCTTTGCAGCAGGGCGCTCCAACCACTGTTGGGGGAGTGCCCGTTGTCGTGATGACTCAAAGTGTCCCGAGCCGTGAGCCAAGCCGTCACCAGCGTTCGCAAAGCCAGCAAACCGCCGACACTTCGGAATACATTGCTGCCCAAGGACCTCAATACCCCGACTATGCTCAGTCCACGACTTCTCAACCTCGCGCTTCTTCACCGGACAACCACCCAGGATATTTCGTTCCGACCAAtgaacctcctcgccaagctCAGTATGCTGCCGAGTCCGAAGCTGGTTACGACGAAG ATGATTATGATGAAACCCCGACTTCTCAGGCTGAACAGACAAATTACCCACCGTCCAGTTCCCAGTGGGCAGGCACGTACACTGGACAACCCGACTACTCAGGACAAAGTTTTGCGGCTCCCGGTTGGGAACAAATGcctcgacaccaccatccaacTCGGCTCAGTGACGTTCTAGAGGAAGACGAGCGCAGTCGGACATCGGCGAGCCAAGTCAGTCGAGCCTGA
- a CDS encoding uncharacterized protein (EggNog:ENOG503NW9E; COG:G), with the protein MGASSLRLLIRPGVLSCRTLSRTSTAALINNRKTSPSLFRPPSQPPSLVTTRGFRDDTFSKPPSSIGKRWTRPDSATPSEWEAPSFAFAFDIDGVLLHEKAPLAGAAQTLALLDYYHIPFILLTNGGGKFEADRVAELNEKLGSHMTTENFCQSHTPFQDLLPVYRDKTILVTGSDYGKCREIMEGYGFRSVVTPGDIFKAAPEVFPFDTVRGKVGRDLPKPIWRPRKEAGEHHQGTKGMVRDTEQEEREGKLEDHLKVEAMFVLNDPRDWALDVQVFMDLLQSKQGYVGTYSEENNKGRWQGDGQPKLFFSNSDLIWAAKYHLPRFGQGAFQHALVGIWKEVTEGKKELVRTSFGKPHRETYEYAEEMLVRHRGGWLRAKGYKEGEIEGGLKRVYMVGDNPESDIAGANDYNGKGKYGTEWVSLLVETGVFDATRMNFKDGDVRKADVVKPNVAEAVKWALRNEGWVDE; encoded by the exons ATGGGGGCGTCGTCACTGAGGCTGCTCATACGGCCTGGTGTGTTGAGTTGCCG caccCTCTCAAGAACCAGCACCGCCgctctcatcaacaacagaaaAACTAGCCCCTCACTATTCCgcccaccatcacaaccaccatcgcTCGTCACCACCAGAGGCTTCAGAGATGACACCTTCTCCAAGCCTCCATCCTCAATAGGCAAAAGATGGACCAGACCTGACTCTGCCACCCCATCAGAATGGGAGGCCCCTTcctttgcctttgcctttgA CATCGAcggcgtcctcctccacgaaAAAGCCCCCCTCGCCGGCGCGGCCCAGACCCTCGCGCTGCTGGACTACTACCACATCCcattcatcctcctcaccaacggcggcggcaagtTCGAGGCCGACCGCGTGGCGGAGCTGAACGAGAAGCTGGGCAGCCACATGACAACTGAGAATTTCTGCCAGTCTCACACCCCGTTTCAGGACCTGTTGCCAGTGTACCGGGACAAGACCATCTTGGTGACGGGGAGTGACTACGGGAAGTGCAGGGAGATCATGGAGGGGTATGGGTTCAGGAGTGTGGTCACGCCGGGGGACATCTTCAAGGCGGCGCCCGAGGTGTTTCCTTTTGATACCGTCCgggggaaggtggggagggatttGCCGAAGCCAATCtggaggccgaggaaggaAGCCGGGGAGCATCATCAAGGGACgaaggggatggtgagggataCTGAGcaggaggaaagagaggggaagttggaggatCATTTAAAGGTTGAGGCGATGTTTGTGTTGAATGACCCGAGGGATTGGGCGTTGGATGTGCAGGTGTTTATGGACTTGTTGCAGTCGAAGCAGGGGTATGTGGGCACGTATTCGGAGGAGAACAACAAGGGACGGTGGCAGGGGGATGGCCAGCCGAAGCTGTTTTTTAGCAACTCGGATCTGATCTGGGCGGCCAAGTATCACCTTCCGCGGTTTGGGCAGGGGGCGTTTCAGCATGCGTTGGTGGGGATTTGGAAGGAGGTTACggaagggaagaaggagctggTACGGACGAGCTTTGGGAAGCCGCATAGGGAGACGTATGAGTATGCGGAGGAGATGCTAGTGAGGCAtcggggggggtggttgagggcgAAGGGGTacaaggagggggagattgaGGGGGGTTTGAAGAGGGTTTACATGGTGGGGGATAATCCTGAGAGTGATATTGCTGGGGCGAACGACTAtaatgggaaggggaagtaTGGGACGGAGTGGGTGAGCTTGTTGGTGGAGACGGGGGTGTTTGAtgcgacgaggatgaactTTAAAGATGGAGATGTGAGGAAGGCGGATGTGGTGAAGCCAAATGTTGCGGAGGCGGTGAAGTGGGCGTTGAGGAAtgaggggtgggttgatgag